The sequence TCACTCTTAATTCAGGAGAATAGCGATGAATGTTCGAACGTAACATATTTGATAATGTTATTCAAAGAGATCTTAAAAGgtaatgtttttattttgttgataatattgtaattatttattaaaagataatattattacGTGTAAAGTATCtctattttttctttctatattgaaaatattttgttttatttaatatttctgATAATGTTTGTCATTTATTGCAGGTAATAACATCGTTCGTTGATTAATGTCGTACTACCACATTTGAAAAGGTAATTTAAGTAATTTCctatattttaattgtattatttatattgtatcaatataattataattttgttaacTCGCGAGTAATGTCTTACGATAAATTGTAGGTAGTTTGCATATATTATGTCAGCtatatttaatacaaaaaattaaatattagtacatatgtaaataaattaaacatgtcTTACGATAAATTGTAGGTAGTTTGCATCTATAGGATGATAGCCAATGACGTTAGAAGGTACCACTGTTGGATAGAGAAATATATGTGAAATGCGATAATACCAACCAATGTAGTCCACTGTGATGCCGGGTGAACCAGGTATGATATAATCTCCACCAAtcacaaaattatatatgttgttCCACATATCAACAAAATGTTTGTGATACGTCGCCCAATCACAATTGTTCCGCCCTTTTCGTGTCAATTTATGGAAATTATCAAAGTTAGTAGCAGGTGGCAGGATACCCTGACACATTCCAAATTGTCGAAGACACCGCTCTGGTTTATGCATCTCAACTATATGAAAATTGATCAATGCACATACCGACCGACAGAGATGAATTCTATTTCCATCAAGAATTCTAGCAACCTCGGGATACTCCATATCATAAACGGTCTATAGAAAagatagaaaataaaataaaaaaagattatcaagttgataatataacattcatattaaattttaaaaacattcaaaaatttaaataactaatttatttatctaCCTGCCCTTCTACCATTCTGTCAAGTATATCTCTCATAATACGGACCGAATGATGGGCCGTGTGTGTCCAAGAGAATCCACGTCTCCACCTTCAATTTAAAAAAGTACAGAATGTAGTCATTAAAAGtacataacaaaataatattacaAGTTAATTATTTCTGATTAGTACTACGCCCCGTATGGTGGGAATGGTAGACCCTGAAGCACATCTCCAGCCTGCTCTGCTGACATAGATACTTGTTGCGCTCTATCAGAGCAAAGAAGAGTGATTCTAGACCATACCCAAATCTGCAATAACATACGACAGAAATTGTCACATCATAAGAAAAATTAAGTACAACAAATATAATGACCGTTAAAGTGTAAAAATACATGCAGTATCTGAACAGGCCCACACAAATCGACCTTTAAACTCATTGATGTGTCGCACAGCTCTATGTAAAGATATGCCAACACAGCATAACCCCAGCTAAACGTATTCACCGTTTCTATGTCCTCAAGAAACTACAAATACATAAGTTTCACAGCAGCACCTTCCGAGTCCGGAAACATACAACCACCAACGATCATTAATGCCACACAACGGGAATATTGTGCCACGTCCTCTTCAGTGCTATGATcattaatcatattatttagGCAATGATCTCGCAAAGTGGTCAGATAAAAGTGTGCACCTAGAGAAGATGTAGGCGTGAAACCCAACCAAGTTGCACAGCGCTGTTGTAATGAATGCTTGTCGTACGCGGTATCTACACCAGTGATGGTATGCCATCAATATTCAACCCTCAAATAAGTGCAACATCCTGTAAGGTGATTGTTGTCTCGCCAACTGTAAGGTGAAATGTGTGTGTCTCGTGACGTCATCTCTCAACAATGGCTGTAAGCAAATgattatcataatttttaatatgaCCACACTGAATGACACCATAGAAACCCATGTGTGCTAGACATAGGCGGACACGAAGGTGAATCCCAGCATTATGCAATCTCCAAAGACATTTGTCAAACTGGCGTGGAGGAATTAGTGCATCCATGTTTTTAGcgttgatattatttgatatgtGTCTACCCCGCAAATACAACACATTATCCCTATTTTCAGTCATTttgcaaacaaaaaataaagatataacaaatattatattttttatcaacaaaatgtaactacatattttttatattaaacaaaattattttgattctcGGCTGTAAATAATAaaacgtatatgttgatgattaattagtaaatttgataaatgtgattaatttattttaaaaataattaataattcataatacataaataaactAATTACTTTAAATGATTAAGTTGTCTTTACTAAATAATAGTAGTATATAATATTTCTGTAATTATCTTTACTAAATAATAGtagtatataatatttttgtagtgggatgatattatatgataataatattacataatattatttaatgaataaaaaataaatactaaaaaaaacatttggtttttttattattattacattaaataaatattaataatattaattgtttCAATAATAAANgaacaataataaatattatgaacaaaaataataacGTTACTTTTTAAGATACCCTCGTatgaaataaatgataaaatcaaCGAACAATATTATTATCTGTCAATGTTAANNNNNNNNNNNNNNNNNNNNNNNNNNNNNNNNNNNNNNNNNNNNNNNNNNNNNNNNNNNNNNNNNNNNNNNNNNNNNNNNNNNNNNNNNNNNNNNNNNNNCACCGGCGTCCTTTCCAAAGACGTCGTTGTTTCGCCGCAAAACGGGGTTACGGCCCGAATATACCTCCCTCCAACGCAAGGGCCGGACACGAAACTTCCCCTCATCATATACGTCCATGGCGGCGCTTTCTCCGTCGAGTCGGCCTTCTCTTCGCAGTACCATAACTACGTCAATTACCTTGCTGTGGAATCTGGGTCCGTCGTCGTGTCAGTTGAATACAGGCTGGCCCCGGAGCACCCGATCCCGGCGTGCTACGACGATTGCTGGGATGCTACGAAATGGGTGGACTCTCATTCCACTACTGTCGGGCAAGGGAAGGACCCTTGGATTACTGATCACGTCGACTTTAAACGAGTTTTCGTGGCGGGCGACAGCGCCGGTGCCAACATAGCGCATGAAATTGTGGTCCGTGCCGGCGCAGAATCCGAATTGGGTATCGAATTCATTGGTCTGATTCTGATTCACCCGTATTTCGGGATTGGGAATGTTGAACACCTGTGGAATTTTATCTGCCCCGAACCGACTGGCCCGAACGATTCCAGGCTGAACCCGTCTGCCCATAAGAACCTGCTGTCGAATCTGCGGTGCGAGAGGGTGCTTGTTTGTGTTGCCGGGAAGGATTTCTTGAAGGAAAGGGGTG comes from Primulina huaijiensis isolate GDHJ02 chromosome 2, ASM1229523v2, whole genome shotgun sequence and encodes:
- the LOC140957453 gene encoding probable carboxylesterase 3 — translated: TGVLSKDVVVSPQNGVTARIYLPPTQGPDTKLPLIIYVHGGAFSVESAFSSQYHNYVNYLAVESGSVVVSVEYRLAPEHPIPACYDDCWDATKWVDSHSTTVGQGKDPWITDHVDFKRVFVAGDSAGANIAHEIVVRAGAESELGIEFIGLILIHPYFGIGNVEHLWNFICPEPTGPNDSRLNPSAHKNLLSNLRCERVLVCVAGKDFLKERGAKYHEALESSDWNGVVEFFETVEEGHVFHLLNPNSDNAPLLMKRMVEFINK